TACCAAGTTCCCCGATTATGTCATAGACTGCTAACGCACAAGCCATGGCTCAAAAGGTGAGACGTCGCACGCGGTTCACTCTGCAGAACTATCAAGCGCACCCACGCGCTCTGCGCGCGCAGCCGTCTGTGACGTCGTACACACACTGCAAGTCGTGACGCCTAGTGGATGAGAAACATGTCGGGGAGGATAGTGCACACCGGAGGAACTCTGTTATTATCTAATAAAACATAGACGTCGGACAATAGTACGGACCGTGGGATCTTCGCAACTGCTTTACTGCGGTATAATACTAGTTTCTTACGGTGGAAATGGGCTGTTTTGAACTGAACCAGGCCCAGATCCTCTAGTGCGCGACGTGGGAAGGCTATACGGTTGTTTGGGTTTTAAAGACGGGTTGTGGGTCCTTGGGGCATGTTGTCTGTATTATCGTATGGGAGACTGGTGGCCAGGGCGGTCCTTGGAGGACTCTCTCAAACCGACGGTCGAGATTACAGTTTGGTCACCGCGAGTTATGGGTTCGGAAAGGACTTCCGAAAGGGGATCCTGAAGAAAGGGATGTGCTACGGGGACGACGCCTGCTTCATAGCGCGGCACAAAGCGGCCGATGTGTTGGgtaagcaccccccccccccgttgttAACCAATGTACCTCTGTTGTTGCATACACTACTAGTTGTGCTAACTCACGTGTGGACCATGCAGACATGTCTGCTAgtgtctgtctgacctcctGGTTAGGGTTACGCATGACCTTCAGGGTTAGGATTATGTATCATATTTTCGGGTTAGGGATGACcgtttgggttagggttggggatGACCTTCAGTGATCCAGCACGTGATCACACACTCAGATGAAAACACGACCAGCCTCCCGTCCTCCGCTGGGCTATAATATGTAATGTGATGGTTGTCATGAAGAACGAATGACTCATTACATACAACTGTACACCAACATATTCGTTGGAAACCTCAATAAAAGAATATGTGTGAACACCGGGAGGGAAAAGCATGTGTTAAGGGTAATCGTGGGTAAAGCGGTGACCTTTCACCCAGAAACTCAGTTCAGAGCCAGGGCATTGCGGGAGCAGTTTTGTAATACGCTTATGTATATGTGATTGGATTTGTAGAACTGCACTACATATGTATTTAAGACTTATATTTACAATGTCTTATAAAGGTCAGAATGGTTGACAGTGGAGGCAGCCATGTTGCTAATGGTTGTAGCAGTGTAGCTGAGGACAAATGCTTTTGTTGCGGGCGCTGAAGGGTCTAGCCAACAAAACAGCGTTTGGCAACCACTTGATGTTCATTGCCTTTCCTAGTTCTACTGTAGTTTAGTTGTCTTTGACTTAAAAATCCTCCCCGAGGAACAGTCGACATACGGGCCGACGTCCTCGTCCGTGCGATCGCACCAGGCTCACGTGCCACATACCGTGGCGTAGTATTGCAGCCGCGTGCCCAGTGTCTGCTCTGTCCGCATGCCAGTCTGGGCACGGTGCCCAGTGGTCTTTACGTCATCGCTCTACGCAACTCATCCAGAACGACGCGTTTGACTTATTTGAGTACGAATCGTAGTTTCCCCTTTGCTGTTGCAATGTTTGGTCTGTGTGGTCACAACCTTCAATTTTCACACGTTAGCCCCCTAGTGCATTCGCTCCGCCAAACAGCCTTGAAGATAAACATTTATTTCCCCTCGGTTAACCTACCCAGGGCATAGACAAGCCATGTTTATATATTCAGATAGGAGCGTGATCATTTCGATTTTGGATTTTGACTCCTCGTTCACAAGTTTTCCACTAgttctaaaataaatacaaaccgTTCTGTTAGGATGTCCAAAGGTATATTCTCCTCATGTCAGGGTCCTCTTGAAACAGACAGTACAACTCATTCAAAACACATCTCCTGTATGTTCTATATCATATCAAGGTGTGGCAGATGGCGTCGGGGGTTGGCGTGACTACGGCGTGGACCCCTCCCAGTTCTCCGCCACCCTGATGCGGACGTGCGAGCGGCTGGTAAAGGAGGGGCGCTTCGTGCCCAGCCAGCCCGTGGGCATCCTCACCTCGGGGTACTACGAGCTCCTGCAGAACAAAGTCCCGCTGTTAGGTGAGCACGTCCTTCACCTCGCAGCTGCTCTACCTGAAGTGGACCGGACCAACTAGTGGAATAGAGGGATCAGCTTACCCAGTAGACTGCACCAACAGGTAGGAGAGATGGATACagctacccagtggactgtaccaactccTAGGATAGATAGATCAGCTTACCCAGTAGACTGTACCAACAGTTTGGGGGGGTAGgtccagcctacccagtggaccgaaCCAACTGGTAGGATAAATGGAACCGGCTGtacagtggactgtaccaactggtagtATATCGATAGATCAGCTTAGCCactggactgtaccaactggtagaATAGATAGACATGGTTACactgtggactgtaccaacaggTAGGAGAGATAGATCCAGTCTACACAGTGGACTGTGCAACTGGTTGGATAGATAGGTATGGCTACactgtggactgtaccaactggtaggatAGATCGCAAGGTGAACTGTACCAGCTGTTAGGATAGATTGATCAGCTTACCCAGTAGACTGTACCAACAGGTAGGATAGATAGTTCCAGTTTACactgtggactgtaccaactggtaggatAGATAGATCAGCTTACCCAGTAGACTGTAGGAGATAGATAGTGGTACactgtggactgtaccaactcgTAGGATAGATGGATCAGCTTACCCAGTAGACAGTATTGGTAGAATAGATAGACATGGCTACactgtggactgtaccaactggtaggatAAATGGAACCGGCTGAACAGTGGCCTGTACCAACTCGTAGGATAGATGGAACTGGCTGTacacagtggactgtaccaactggtaggaAAGATATACGGCTACACTGTGGCCTGTACCAAATAGCAGTATGGATAGATCATCTTACCCAGTCGACTGTACCAACTGATATAATAGATGGATCGGGCTACACTGTGGACTATACCAACTGGTAGGCCATCCATCACACATCTGGATAAACACTCCCACTTGTGGTGTCACTGTCGGTCGATTTAAAAATGGCTTGGAATGGCTGATAAGCCTAACGCCAGGCGgtagaatttattttttattttattttattaaaggaTCCCCATAAGCTTATGCCATAGCAGTTTGCtaatcttcctggggtccacataAAATCCACCTTACAAGTAATACTATTAAGTGTATTAAATACAGTTCATACAAACCACCACTAAATAACAGTATACATAATACATCACAAAAGTTCAGCAATTATTAATACAGtataataaataactaaaaaGTACCGTTTAAACTAGAATACTTGATAGTAAATCCTAGACAACATGAATGAAAGCATACATTGTTCCTACAAAAAGCAGCGTCCATGTAACCACTAAGAATAGAACCCTTGTAAGCGTGGTTAGTGATTCGTTTCATGAGTCCTTTGTTATATTCCTCATGCTGTGTGCATACTGTCGGGATCTTCCATGTCTCCTCTAGACAAGGGGCTGCTCTCGTCCGGCTCGTGACTCCCTGCCGGAGGCGGTAATTGGTATAATGGCAGGGAAATCTGAGCTATTAAGAGCCATGTTCATATGTTAAATGCTTTGGCATTCAGGCTCACTATAAAAGGATATTTCGACATTCTAATGCCCCAGAAAAGGCCAGATTAAGTTctcggaacacacacaaacacaaacacacacactcgcactggcatagaaagccacacacacacacacacacaatcacacacacacacacacacacacacgcacacgcccatcCAGCGGGAGTACAATAATAAAGTTAGGTCCAGAGTGAGTCATTTTGGGCTCTGGGCGAATCCATGAGAAGAGTGGGCCATAACTACAGCATGAGTCAGAGGGCCCTGCAAGGGTACTAAAATGTTCCAAACTTGTTTTGGTCGCATTGCAACCTATAAAAGATTGGAAATACTTGAAATACATGGCGTGCCAAAAGTGTACTCCACCCCAGTGTTTGTTCGTAGCCGACTCTCTACTATTTCTTCTGAAGCCACTTTGTCTGTACGTGTTGCTTTAGACGCTACTGTTTGTTCTGAAGCAACGTTGCCTGTATGTGCTGGTTCATAGCAGATTCTGTTCCTTTTGAAGCGACAAGCTCGGTTGTTTGGTTTTGCAAACGGTAATGGCTCAAAGTGTAGTTGCACAGGCATGACTGTTGAGATTCATATCGATATCGGCCTTGTGGCAGATATTGCGATGAGGTTGGTGAGGATAGTCTCGTGGCTACACTGACAACGTCCTAGGTTTCAATCCCCAATTTCCAAAGCTGTAGgcttccttgagcaagacacccccCAACCCCTTACTCCTAAGGAAATCTAACTTGCTGCTTTCGAACCAAGCATCTGCCTAATGAATAAATGGCAGGGATGTGAGAGAAGACCTTTCAGGGTAGGGAGCTGCCTTTTGAAATCGATCCCATGGTATTTCCTACAGTCTGACATCAGGGAGGTAACGTGAGGCCGGAAccatctcactcactctccaccGCCAACCAGGCAGAACTATCTGAGTTAAAAATGGATGTGAAGCGGTCGTAACTGGACGAGTGAACAAGCCGTCCAAGTCCCAGTGGCGGTATGTCTGGAACATATTAGACCCCTCTTCTTGGTCTTGAACCAAATCTTTTCACGTGGCCTGTTTGCATTTTGGAAGCCATAACCAGAAGTGTGTTTGGGCCTTCCAGGTCCGGGTTTGACCTCTACTGGGCCCTGGGACTTACAATTATAGCCTTAATTTCTTCTCAATTTCCTTACTTTTCATGATGTACTATAATCTAGACGGGTCAGCATCTTCGAGCCAAAATATAATGTATACTCATACGAGAGTGTTGGAATATATATAGCTGATATGCATGGACCACGTCAACGTTTTATATAAATTGAAATAACTGCATGTTGGTCTCATTCAGCGGCTGTTAAAATCCTGAATGTTTTCAAATGTCCTCAGTTATATGAACCCATTATCTTCGGGGTTATGAAGAATCGATAGAGTATACATGCTGTTGGTTAGGGCTGGGGTTTGACTGAGTGGAGCTTTAATAATTCAAGCAGCTTTAAGAAGCTATAGCTCCATGGTATAAGTCCTGTTTAAACAGTGCCTCCGAAGTAGGCACCTTCATTGAACCAATTAACCATTGAACCTTTTAGTATTGATTTGATATTTCCTGTCGATGGCTATCCAAGATGGATGCCATATTAGCGAATCTTTCCTGTCCTGTGAGTCTAAAACAGTTTTCTCACATGTGTAAGGTTCGCAAaatatctttctttttttgtaagAAGCATTTAAAAACCCAGCTTCTAGACAGGCTGTCAGTTGTTCACTTTTGGTTTCCATACTTCTATGCTATTCCTGAATGATTCCTAAACCATGACCATACGTGTTTGGGACGTCCATCATGTTTTCTGACGTTGTATCCCTTGTCCCTGAAGGTGCTCCTTCAATCAAATGTTACTTGTGACCTCCAACCCTTCTGACCCTcaactttcccccccccctccgcccccctggTCTCCTGCAGGCAGCAGCACGGCCTGCATCGTGGTTCTGGACCGGCGGAGCCACCAGCTCCACACGTGTAACCTGGGCGACTCGGGCTTCCTGGTGGTGCGGGGCGGCGAGGTGGTGCACCGGTCGGATGAGCAGCAGCACTACTTCAACACCCCCTTCCAGCTCTCCATCGCCCCccctggggtggagggggtggtgctcAGCGACAGGTGAGCTCCTCAATGCTGAAGGGCGGGAATGACCGGGAAATAAATGAATGCATAcgtattagggatgggcacgagtagtaaattccaaactcgagtgatcgaattaattcctcgaggatcaatcgagtactcgtttaaaactaatctatttttagaatgcaacgcatctgcagcaggaattgGCCTagtgatgaacggcaatattaccaaccaaataTGTGATGCTTATTCTCAATCCAAACAGTCAAGAGTTaacagagtattcattatttattttggcaaacgttcaaaacacattttccttgcaaaaataaatatgcgtctcactatttaaatcacgtcgaacaaaGGCTAACCAttgtagcctaaccattgcaaataatttaaagctgcaaataaaacggcaggcGGCAgcaaatgaacaaaaaaaatactcagcgttgtgatcttctatacacggccgggattacagctgcgtcttgcgacGGTGAAAATaaccgacacacttggttgctgcgggtctgctttcccgaacttaccgttgtgtttcaggagcatatgttgcctcatagtacttgtagtactctggtagctcgatttcgcttggcatatttgaCATTTctccttatgatctcctatttctgtaaagtatttcaatacttcgctgcgctttgctctaaccgccatctcttaactttttgaattctggtgTTGTGCACACACGGCATGCGCCgcacagaaatttgatacatttcatttgctttgtgcacgGCACGCGCCAGTGGTGccacacagaaaatgtatacatttgcttcagaaaacttgtctgtgtgtatatgcaaactcgagtttgcctctccaccaaccgagttcatttgtaacgaggagtactcgagtaatcgattcctcacacCCATCCCTAATACGTATTATTCTTGTGGAATAAGTGCTCTCTGGGATTTGTCCACCTCAAAATTAGATTTGAGTGTGTGGAATTGGATATAAAGGGTTGCTGTATTTTTTACCAAGAGGTAAAACTGACACTCAGTGTTCAAACAACACAGCGAGTGTGTTTTTTTCACAAGATCTTCAGCATTCATCTTTTATATTGACACCTGCAGAAAACCGCCAACTGCTGTATTGGTTGCCCTAGATACCAGACATAACTGACGCGTTTACATAAGCGATGGCAACTGTCAAAGCAAAATGGTGGACACTTCTTTTTCAAGGAACACAAAAAGGCCAATAGTGTACAAATTGAGCTTCTTATGCTGCTAAGGACTTAACCTTCCTATGCTGCTCTACAGATTTTACCTTCCTATGCTGCTACAGAATTTACCTTCCTATGCTGCTACTGATTtgagcagggtgtgtgtgagagacaagAGCTCCTCTCAGATTTAGACTCGCCAGCATGACCTGTGACCATTGACCCGAAATGCTaagttattttaaaactgtGCACAGCTTTTAACCCCCTCGACTCTAGCGAGTGCGTTAAGGACCCACATTCAAGCGGGCTGCCCTGTTGTAATGTCGACACCAATCCCAGCCGCACTGGGCTGTCACACCATTAAACCGAGTCAATCCAGCCCCGCATATGTATATGGAAAAGGGACAGTTGGTGGCTGCTCTTTCTCCATCTGCATCACTCCTGTTTCACTGGTTGGCTGACCCTAACGTGcatgcgtgtctctctctctttcttcctttctttctttctttcccccgTCTGCCTCCTCTAGCCCCGACGCTGCCGACAGCGCCTCCTTCGACGTGCAGCTGGGCGACATCATCCTGACGGCCACCGACGGCCTCTTCGACAACATGCCCGACTACATGATCCTACGGGAGCTCAAGAAGCTCAAGGTATTCCAGCTGTTGCGGTGAAAGTCACATGACTTCTGTATTTAGATCGCTTTCACCTGTGGAGTTGTGGGATCGGGAGCCAGAGGGTTTTCCGCAAGGTGGTCCCTTCTGCTGAACACATTCAGCATGTGATCCGTCCTCCAGGATAGATGCCATAGTTATGTTATCGTGTTGAGTACGTTATGAAGAAAGGCTATTGGTTGAAGAGCCCCATCAGGCCTTCTTCAGCAAATTACTCCACCAAGCGCAGAGTAATCCACACAGCTACCACCAATATCGACCAGAAATTGTAAGGTCTAATGTACGATATGCATCACGTGCTAATcgctttatttgtttttcagaCCACAAACTACGACAGCGTCCTGCAGACGGCAGAAAGCATCGCCAAGCAAGCGCACGACCTCGCCTACGACCCCAACTACATGTCCCCGTTTGCACAGTTTGCCTGCGACAACGGACTGAATGTACGAGGTGAGACATCCGATTTGTTTGTCCACCCTGGGGTACAGTATTGGACTTAGCAGTGGACCTATCGTCGGGTTACACAGAGGCAAAATGCCCTCCCTTCACTTTTAAGACTCATGAGCAGCATTACATAATATTgacccctccctcctttctccccctTCTGTTGTGCTGCAGGTGGGAAGCCAGATGACATCACGGTGCTGCTGTCCATTGTTGCAGAATACACAGACtgagtgctgtgtgtgcgtgtgggcatgGGCATGTGTGACCCCTTGTGTCCTTCCTTCTACTTCTTTGGCCAAGTcgacccccttccccccccacacacacaaacacacgcacacactgcccTGCGCCGGGTCGAAGGTTCACCGCGCTCCTGagcggggaaggggggggaaagGGCAGCTAAGGCCCCTTCATGTGGATCATGACGGAACAGCCGATGGACAGTTCTCTGTATCCTCTGATGGTTAAAGGGCTTAACGTTAGCGGAGCCCTCAGTTATACACAACGGTACTGTAACCACCCCACAGCTGCAGGGACGCCCAGCGAGCAGGTCATTATGCGATGCTGCTCGCGATACTCTTTGGCTTGTGTGTGCGAATGCTGTCAGGTATACATGGGTGTGTTTCGGTTCGCAAGAGAGGTCGATGGCGAAGAGTGGATGTTGTTCTGTCGTGTTGGAAGACGTTTCTGTGGCTGAGTGATATGTTTGATGTGATGGCCCATCGTCACATGGGACATGGTGGTCTGCAGGTTCTCAAGAATTTGGAAAGAAATGGGTGGCGTGATGGATCTGTCTCTGTTGTTGTCGCTGAAGTTGTGTCATTTCTGTGTCATAAAGTAATTGTGTATGCGTGGCATTTGATCTGGAAAGATGAAGATgtttcttaaaggttgggtatggaattctcttttttggccatttttgcaaaattacttgaaatccttatcataacccacttacagccgctgagttagaagtactggcatgaaaattaaacaagtcaatcatctgtggaacgagcagggctcgaaaaactccagccaatgatttccagacccaccgagtggcatctgacagtaagtacgtcaatcaaatggttgtactgcactccccccgcgcgtgaccccttcgtgcacgtactcaaagctcgtgacccagagcaagcttctgtttgttgttaccCTGCGGTAgttactggagctagctaactagctaatggttcactcgtgcatgattgcgagtccatgtacttggaatgggtggagtcagagtcatcgttgaaggagagggggtaggaccatttgagttgggtattttcaaaatctgctggcgtttcgcaaatgcCATACCCAACCTTCAAGgattaggagagagagggataagggCGAGTGAGTGTTTGTATGGGTAGCTAGCTAGTATTTCCCCAACAGCTCCAAATTGTCTTGTCTAAACATATTCAATAGCTCCTGCCAttgaatatattattattatattgaaaaGCGCCTGCTATAGAAGCTCTCATCTGGTTTGTCACTAGGTTTATGAACTGTCAGTCTTTCCCTAAGTTgtacatattgtttttgttgtgttttctcttcTGGCCTTAccatgtttgttttggtgtaAAGCATTATTACATACTGTTGTGAATGACGTACACATGCAACATTTGCATCTGTAAAATGAACGGTTGACTATGGAAGTAAGCTTCATAAATCTCTCGCTTCCATCGGCAGAAATGAACAATTTACTTAGCATGACTGATTTAGGATATGTCGTAGAGGGGATGTTAGATTtttgtgggtgggtgagtgtggCCAATATGTGGTAAAGTGCAACATTGAATGTGTGGGTATATGATGTACGTTTGATGTTTGCTATCCAACGATGCTAAAGCTAGCATCTGGAAATGCTACGACTGCAATTATAGGTCAGGCCTGAATTAAAATacagttttatttttgtaagtgTTATTTAGTTGTAAGAGTGACTATTGGAAGCCATTAGCTTCTCACAGTTGGATGGATGACTAAACAGAAATCCTATCTCAACACAAACGAGATAAAGAAGTAGTTTCCTATtgttttggttatttcttttgGTTATGAATGTAATTCTCGCTGCGTCTTTTTACTGTAACTTAAATTTCTCACTGCAGCGTACATTTAGACTTGGTTCTCTTGATTTGCGTGAGTGTATTTAAAAGCATGTACCAGAATTGACACGAATCAAAGACAAGAATAACCCAGTTCTGATATTGGCAGTCCATCTCATTTGTTTTAACAGTCACCCGGGTATTATTCCAGATGTCATCCTTAAACCATGGCCACACCAAAGACAGACTTCATTTGCATAATTccattaaatatttgaaaaacacAGTTTAGCAATACAATTAATTTCACTTGAATACGATAATATTGCTGGTAGCTGCAGCTTGTTTGTGTCCCAGTCGGGCTCCCCTGCTTGTGAAGTGACCCAGTTAGCGCATCTGTTCAATGTTAATGCTGACTAATCTACAAAGCCGGTTTAAACAAACCAAAGAAAGAAAGCCATATACAGCATGTAATTAGAAAAACTGTGCTACACATCTCGCTACCAAGGGTGTTCACCAGATGTTTAGAGACCAATAGTGCCACTGTTGTTGACACTAGAAATAATTTCAAAAGGCCAATAGCTaagcccgccgccgccgtgtcCCGGATGCAACAGTGTTGTCCAGATGTGCAGCATGCAACAACATGGGGAGATCAACACGTATATTTTTATAACAGTCTACTTGTGACTGAAAATGGTTCTTGTATCCATAATCTTATGCTTtacttgtttttctcttttgttcCCCCCTTAATTTCTTTTTTACTTTAGTTTTGCATGATTTCTTAACTACATGAAAGCATTACCTGTTACAGCTTGACTCACTGTATGATTCCTGTCTTATGATACTGTCTTCTTGATTAACAATGTTAATTTACATTGAATTATGGGTGAAATactcagtgtgtttgtatgtgtgtggtggggaAAATGGATTGGCCATGAGCAGTGACAGTCTTCACACAGGGGGTTGTAACTGAACAAGGGGGAGCTTAGCCTTAACTGCAGACCTAAACTAaaaacatgccttttttggcCCAGGTTGATGTAATTGAGATCTGCCCACCTCGCTCTTGTGTATAGAACAGTTTAAAAGGTGCTTTTGCTTGACCTCCTTCCAGAAAgcgatgtttgtgtgtacaaaagatatgcgtgtgtgtatacagtgtaaCAATACAGGTCTAATGTATGTaaatatgttttaaaagatgtaaaatatttaaataaagagTCTAGTATTTATACTAAACATGTTTACAGCCTCTCAGTAGCCATAATGTgctgctgtttttttattgaacgaaaTGTACAATTTTAAATCCTTTATCTTGATAATTTATATTGGGGCAATTTTCATATTCAGTATGATTTAATAGAAACGGTGCCAAATcgtaattattttattagtaCATATGACAAAGATAATATACACATTTCAATGGTGATTTGGTAATTTAAACTAGGGTTTAAAGAATAATGACATACAAATATATGTATAGGCCTATCACGTATAATCAATAAGACATAAGTTACTACATGGTGTCAGGTAGACATTTTGGAAAAATCAAGCCAAAAACGTTTAGCTATTAAATTGATTAATTAGCTACAGCTAGATTATTAAACAATGGATTTTCACAGTAGATGGTGTTCTGTTCATTACAAGAAGTAGCGATGTGGCGACAGTGTCGATGCCAATAATAAGGTAACACTTTGGTTTGTCACCAGCAGGCGGCAGCAGTGTGACTGCTGTCGATGCTTTATTAGCTTAGGAAGTGGCCATAAGTATACCTACGTAAAGCTGAATTTAACCTACGGACAGCCATGTTTCTGACCAAGGCGGTTTAGGGGAAAGGTGCGTGGGTCAGCTGAC
The nucleotide sequence above comes from Gadus chalcogrammus isolate NIFS_2021 chromosome 4, NIFS_Gcha_1.0, whole genome shotgun sequence. Encoded proteins:
- the LOC130381122 gene encoding protein phosphatase PTC7 homolog — protein: MLSVLSYGRLVARAVLGGLSQTDGRDYSLVTASYGFGKDFRKGILKKGMCYGDDACFIARHKAADVLGVADGVGGWRDYGVDPSQFSATLMRTCERLVKEGRFVPSQPVGILTSGYYELLQNKVPLLGSSTACIVVLDRRSHQLHTCNLGDSGFLVVRGGEVVHRSDEQQHYFNTPFQLSIAPPGVEGVVLSDSPDAADSASFDVQLGDIILTATDGLFDNMPDYMILRELKKLKTTNYDSVLQTAESIAKQAHDLAYDPNYMSPFAQFACDNGLNVRGGKPDDITVLLSIVAEYTD